In Desulfovibrio inopinatus DSM 10711, one DNA window encodes the following:
- a CDS encoding phage tail protein: protein MGYWFIAVYVVSMIASVLASEYSKTQTATPSSPLPKSVTDFTVSNTKQGTPIPYVCGWGQVAGIMAWYGKQVVLPYTQSTGGGSKIFGGSSSAVAGWVYYIDLEIVLASGKHGDVHIHSYLVNSKNIGFTSQFLADQYAMGVWEFGGSDNTVPAPYVPNSCPKHGLAVNFLFNVSCGSDTRVPSISYYVYRWPTDMPFPCTVELTSGANPAAAMYDGLRMAGCPVELVDVDSFEVASTLYAQRDWGCNIVLDREVDAGSYLAELSDVYNSFLAWTDEGKFALRLDMDTTTDVKASIIDDFSQFSLSPRDDATMYTDWTATFVDVEQAFSEESISVPDPSTRNMVGGTRRAITVDLSTVPTAEAAADILSVKYCKSVRASRTLQCTTSLRFWDVRPGDVIYIECSMHDVKGFFSVSEVQLPSLLDEHPGVQMTAESILIRSMDQGSGTLNLPESVGPLVPKPESGFVRPSMEVEPFEHIHVVELDYDTTYGDGPAVAVCCQRVTQTETGIRVYVSTDGGLSWPGVHTLSSFCQRATLAEDYPAATHPLDKTRGMLVTPDEDADWSQVANIGEAEVWTSGRAVLAGDEILRFRDWTDEGEDVRLNGVVRGTSWTTPTAHPETLEVWICPDLPACTIALGNTATTTIKCVPITVTGQDGHDLSQAVAITLTPTLRALRPLSVAHIQASRSGDNIAVRVYPISKRGYGAGAFGAGSRADDETPVFEGRIEYRINGGTVVQLPDNTRDFTITNSAPCLIECRHQYAGYVSAWKSVEV, encoded by the coding sequence GTGGGCTACTGGTTCATAGCGGTTTATGTCGTTTCGATGATTGCCTCGGTTTTGGCGAGCGAATATTCCAAAACCCAGACCGCAACGCCCTCGTCACCACTGCCGAAAAGCGTCACGGATTTCACGGTGTCCAATACCAAACAGGGGACACCGATACCGTATGTGTGCGGCTGGGGCCAAGTGGCCGGCATTATGGCCTGGTACGGCAAACAAGTCGTTTTGCCCTATACGCAATCCACCGGAGGCGGGAGTAAGATTTTCGGAGGCAGTTCGTCGGCGGTGGCGGGATGGGTCTATTATATTGACCTTGAAATCGTCTTGGCCTCGGGCAAACACGGCGATGTGCATATCCACAGCTATCTCGTCAACAGTAAAAACATCGGGTTTACCAGCCAGTTTTTAGCCGATCAGTACGCCATGGGGGTCTGGGAGTTCGGTGGATCCGACAATACCGTCCCGGCTCCATATGTGCCCAATTCGTGCCCGAAACACGGGTTGGCGGTCAATTTTCTGTTCAATGTGTCCTGCGGATCGGATACGCGCGTCCCGTCCATTTCCTATTACGTCTATCGTTGGCCGACGGATATGCCGTTTCCGTGCACGGTCGAGCTGACGAGCGGGGCCAACCCGGCCGCAGCCATGTATGATGGTTTGCGGATGGCGGGCTGTCCGGTGGAACTGGTTGATGTCGATTCGTTCGAAGTCGCTTCGACGCTCTATGCCCAACGGGATTGGGGATGCAATATCGTCTTGGATCGGGAGGTTGACGCCGGGTCGTATTTGGCCGAGTTGAGCGATGTCTACAATAGTTTTCTGGCTTGGACCGATGAAGGAAAGTTTGCGCTGCGTCTCGATATGGACACGACCACGGACGTCAAAGCGTCGATTATTGACGATTTTTCGCAGTTTTCTTTATCACCGCGCGACGATGCCACCATGTACACGGACTGGACCGCCACGTTTGTGGATGTCGAGCAAGCCTTTTCCGAAGAATCCATATCCGTTCCCGATCCATCCACCCGGAATATGGTCGGTGGGACGCGCCGGGCCATTACGGTGGATCTCTCCACCGTGCCCACGGCGGAAGCGGCGGCCGATATTTTGAGCGTCAAATACTGCAAATCGGTTCGGGCCTCGCGCACGCTCCAGTGTACGACGTCACTCCGTTTTTGGGATGTTCGGCCGGGTGATGTCATCTATATCGAATGTTCCATGCATGACGTCAAAGGCTTCTTTTCCGTATCCGAAGTTCAGTTGCCCTCGTTGCTCGATGAGCATCCGGGTGTACAGATGACGGCCGAATCGATTTTGATCCGGAGTATGGATCAAGGGAGCGGGACGCTTAATTTACCGGAATCGGTCGGGCCGTTGGTGCCGAAACCGGAATCCGGGTTTGTGCGTCCGTCCATGGAAGTGGAACCCTTCGAACATATCCATGTGGTGGAGCTGGATTACGATACAACCTACGGCGATGGGCCGGCCGTGGCGGTATGTTGTCAGCGCGTGACGCAAACCGAAACCGGCATACGGGTCTATGTGTCGACCGACGGCGGTTTGAGCTGGCCCGGTGTGCATACCCTCTCTTCCTTTTGTCAGCGGGCAACATTGGCCGAAGACTACCCGGCCGCCACCCATCCCTTGGATAAGACGCGCGGTATGCTCGTCACGCCGGATGAGGATGCCGATTGGAGTCAGGTGGCCAACATCGGTGAGGCCGAAGTCTGGACATCGGGCCGGGCTGTTTTGGCAGGTGATGAGATTTTACGGTTTCGAGATTGGACCGATGAAGGCGAAGACGTCAGGCTCAACGGGGTGGTCCGGGGAACGTCCTGGACAACCCCAACCGCTCACCCCGAAACCCTGGAAGTCTGGATATGTCCGGATCTTCCGGCCTGCACCATTGCTCTTGGAAACACGGCTACGACCACCATCAAGTGTGTGCCCATCACCGTCACCGGCCAGGACGGGCATGATTTGTCGCAAGCCGTTGCGATCACGTTGACGCCCACATTGCGAGCCTTGCGACCGTTGTCTGTGGCGCATATTCAGGCATCACGCTCCGGAGATAATATCGCCGTCCGAGTTTATCCCATTTCCAAGCGCGGCTATGGTGCCGGGGCCTTTGGTGCGGGGTCACGGGCTGATGATGAGACTCCCGTCTTCGAGGGGCGAATAGAGTATCGCATCAACGGCGGAACCGTCGTCCAGCTTCCCGATAATACCAGAGATTTCACCATCACCAACAGTGCCCCCTGTCTCATCGAATGCCGCCACCAATACGCCGGCTATGTCTCGGCGTGGAAGTCGGTGGAGGTGTAA
- a CDS encoding C40 family peptidase: MEPLYTDPSRCAQWLSTLASYEGTPFCHGGRSKRRGVDCVGFVCGALVECGFAARVVPVDLSPGWQRGQEVEPVRDIVQDQIDLLNPGMGCEVHFPAPDLMPGDILFLYLRARWRAYHMAVWVGDYALHAMETVGVTRWPLDRKNMARVAGIGRLMWATGS; this comes from the coding sequence ATGGAACCGCTCTATACGGATCCGTCAAGGTGTGCACAGTGGTTATCAACACTGGCGAGTTATGAAGGCACACCGTTTTGCCATGGGGGCCGATCCAAACGGCGTGGGGTCGATTGCGTCGGCTTTGTCTGCGGTGCCTTGGTCGAATGCGGGTTTGCCGCGCGCGTCGTGCCGGTGGATCTGTCTCCGGGCTGGCAACGGGGGCAGGAGGTTGAGCCGGTCCGTGACATTGTGCAGGATCAAATCGATCTGCTCAATCCGGGGATGGGGTGCGAGGTCCATTTCCCGGCTCCGGATCTCATGCCGGGGGATATTCTCTTTCTCTATTTGCGTGCGCGCTGGCGAGCCTATCATATGGCCGTCTGGGTGGGGGACTATGCCTTGCACGCCATGGAGACCGTCGGCGTGACCCGGTGGCCGCTGGACCGTAAGAACATGGCGCGTGTTGCCGGTATAGGGAGGTTGATGTGGGCTACTGGTTCATAG
- a CDS encoding DUF2793 domain-containing protein translates to MATRECNLESILKPGKTLSVPAGMTNWSYAVDNNAAIQSDLAALLPRTVKTRTTTAPPVGPVNGEAHIVASAATGDFAGYTERIAVWSSAETVWLIVTPPVGWRIWVEDEGDMVVWDGTAWDVVDVLHVGSGVNVGGVAGVDVSALTVVTGLQIDTGTLQMKTRDLAITGGIVVGVGDESAWVDVE, encoded by the coding sequence ATGGCTACTCGTGAATGTAATCTTGAATCGATCCTCAAACCGGGAAAGACGCTGTCTGTGCCTGCTGGCATGACAAATTGGTCATACGCCGTGGATAACAACGCGGCGATTCAATCGGATCTGGCCGCGTTACTCCCACGTACGGTGAAAACGCGAACGACGACAGCACCGCCGGTCGGGCCGGTGAACGGTGAAGCTCATATCGTGGCCAGCGCAGCCACCGGCGACTTTGCCGGTTATACCGAGAGGATTGCGGTATGGTCGAGCGCGGAAACGGTGTGGTTGATCGTCACGCCGCCGGTGGGCTGGCGGATCTGGGTCGAGGACGAGGGAGACATGGTGGTCTGGGACGGCACGGCCTGGGATGTCGTCGACGTGCTCCATGTCGGTTCCGGAGTGAACGTCGGCGGGGTTGCCGGGGTGGACGTGAGCGCGCTCACCGTGGTCACGGGGCTGCAGATTGATACCGGCACGCTCCAAATGAAAACCCGCGATCTTGCGATCACGGGCGGGATTGTCGTTGGGGTAGGGGATGAGAGCGCGTGGGTGGATGTGGAATAA
- a CDS encoding phage BR0599 family protein, which yields MTNIQTGYMAQAFVLEPVFPFAGIPDAFYLTSTPREHATITVGGITCDPALIDVDGLTYSKSIDSTSMTVKIQQIKPIMRKLAGAAWAVIKVRLYWVNLSDPANPTYALLATMYGNPTLNGDDVEIECSPNQRILGCRVPRDRATKQCNHELFDSACQLGRGAYEVTLPGVSTPSDDQLMLRHVALAAYGDGYFQLGEVLCGFERRTIVNHTGDSVTLTAPFETDPTTIALTFLPGCDRNYQTCRDKFANTNHFGGLPNMPGNNPILLGA from the coding sequence ATGACGAACATCCAAACAGGCTATATGGCCCAAGCATTTGTTCTTGAACCGGTCTTCCCGTTCGCCGGCATTCCGGATGCCTTTTATCTCACGAGCACACCGCGTGAACACGCGACGATAACCGTGGGCGGTATCACCTGTGACCCGGCGCTCATTGATGTTGACGGCTTGACGTACTCCAAGTCGATCGACTCGACGAGTATGACCGTCAAAATCCAACAGATTAAACCGATCATGCGGAAACTGGCGGGCGCGGCCTGGGCCGTGATCAAAGTCCGCCTCTATTGGGTCAACTTGTCCGATCCGGCCAACCCGACATACGCATTGCTGGCGACAATGTACGGCAACCCCACGCTCAACGGAGATGACGTTGAAATCGAATGCAGTCCGAACCAACGCATTTTGGGATGCCGCGTCCCGCGAGACCGAGCCACGAAACAATGCAATCACGAACTCTTCGATAGTGCCTGTCAACTCGGCCGGGGCGCGTACGAGGTGACGTTGCCCGGCGTTTCCACACCAAGCGATGATCAATTGATGTTGCGCCATGTCGCGTTGGCGGCATACGGCGACGGCTATTTTCAACTCGGGGAAGTGCTCTGCGGGTTTGAACGCCGGACGATTGTCAATCATACCGGCGATTCCGTCACGCTGACGGCTCCCTTTGAAACGGATCCGACAACCATCGCCTTGACCTTCTTGCCCGGATGCGACCGCAATTATCAGACGTGTCGTGACAAATTCGCCAACACCAACCATTTCGGCGGATTGCCGAATATGCCGGGCAACAACCCTATCTTGCTGGGAGCCTGA